A window from Tenacibaculum singaporense encodes these proteins:
- the arfB gene encoding alternative ribosome rescue aminoacyl-tRNA hydrolase ArfB: protein MNKEQLLKELNFKAVRSSGAGGQHVNKVSSKVELSFTIEDSLGLSDKEKALLLKNLANRLSKENTLILSSQESRSQHRNKELVTERFFNLLAQALVVPKVRKATKPKKAAIAKRLDAKKQQAEKKENRKKFRF from the coding sequence ATGAACAAAGAACAACTTTTAAAAGAACTCAACTTTAAAGCCGTACGAAGCTCTGGTGCGGGCGGACAGCATGTAAACAAAGTATCCTCTAAAGTAGAATTAAGTTTTACAATTGAAGACTCATTAGGACTCTCGGACAAAGAAAAGGCTCTACTCCTTAAAAACTTAGCGAACAGACTTTCTAAAGAAAACACGCTTATACTAAGCTCACAAGAAAGCCGCTCACAACACCGCAATAAAGAATTAGTTACCGAACGCTTTTTTAACCTTTTAGCACAAGCCTTGGTAGTACCCAAAGTACGCAAAGCTACCAAACCTAAAAAAGCAGCGATTGCTAAACGTTTGGATGCTAAAAAACAACAGGCTGAAAAAAAAGAAAACCGAAAAAAGTTTCGGTTTTAA
- a CDS encoding AAA family ATPase, which translates to MEKALTQQPINLVKVVLFGPESTGKTTLSGQLARHYNTVWAPEFAREYLQGKWNNERKTCEQHDLIPIAEGQMDLENELAKKADKVLICDTDLLETKVYSEEYYGGFVDPKLDEAAIANTYDIYFLTYIDTPWEADDLRDRPEQRLEMFKAFENALKKYNRPYVLLKGNKETRLKKAVAIIDALLTKKENLYSFSDTLTDLDMHFMHQSPDTPNYDM; encoded by the coding sequence ATGGAAAAAGCACTTACACAGCAACCCATCAACCTTGTAAAGGTGGTATTATTTGGACCTGAAAGCACAGGAAAAACAACGCTTTCTGGTCAGTTAGCGCGTCATTACAATACCGTTTGGGCTCCCGAATTTGCTCGTGAATACTTGCAAGGCAAGTGGAACAACGAACGTAAAACTTGTGAGCAACACGATTTAATTCCGATTGCTGAAGGACAAATGGACTTGGAAAATGAATTGGCTAAAAAAGCGGATAAAGTACTCATCTGTGATACCGATTTGTTAGAAACCAAAGTATATTCTGAAGAGTATTATGGCGGATTCGTAGATCCTAAATTAGATGAAGCTGCGATTGCAAATACCTACGATATTTATTTCTTAACCTATATCGATACGCCTTGGGAAGCCGACGATTTGCGCGACAGACCCGAGCAACGATTGGAAATGTTTAAAGCCTTTGAAAATGCGTTGAAAAAGTACAACCGTCCGTATGTGCTGTTAAAAGGAAACAAAGAAACCCGTTTGAAAAAAGCAGTCGCAATTATTGATGCGTTACTTACTAAAAAAGAAAACTTATACTCTTTTTCCGACACCCTTACCGATTTAGACATGCACTTCATGCACCAATCACCCGACACACCTAACTACGATATGTAA
- the pnuC gene encoding nicotinamide riboside transporter PnuC, with protein sequence MSQLFDFLFGQYADYNPIDVSLEIIAVIFGFLSVWYSKQNKIWVFPTGMISTAIFVYLLLKWELLGDMMINGYYFIMSVYGWYIWTRKVDATHVTPISRTTSKEKKQSVAIFVATLVFVYAVYTVFDKWTSWTAYVDTVTTAIFFVGMWLMAKRKIENWIYWIIGDIISVPLYFYKGFTFTSFQYLLFTFIAIAGYLAWKKHLHSNPSTL encoded by the coding sequence ATGAGCCAACTTTTTGATTTCCTTTTTGGGCAGTATGCTGATTACAACCCTATTGATGTTTCGCTAGAAATTATCGCCGTTATCTTTGGTTTTTTATCCGTTTGGTATTCTAAACAGAATAAAATTTGGGTATTCCCTACGGGGATGATAAGCACTGCTATTTTTGTGTACCTCTTGTTAAAGTGGGAACTGTTAGGCGATATGATGATTAACGGTTACTACTTTATTATGAGTGTATACGGCTGGTATATCTGGACGCGAAAAGTAGATGCTACACATGTAACTCCTATTTCAAGAACAACATCTAAAGAAAAAAAACAAAGCGTAGCCATATTTGTAGCCACCTTAGTTTTTGTCTATGCTGTGTATACCGTTTTTGATAAATGGACAAGTTGGACAGCTTATGTAGACACCGTTACCACTGCCATTTTCTTTGTTGGAATGTGGCTCATGGCAAAACGAAAAATAGAAAACTGGATTTATTGGATTATTGGTGATATTATCTCCGTTCCTCTCTACTTTTACAAAGGATTTACCTTTACTAGTTTTCAATATTTATTATTTACCTTTATAGCAATTGCAGGATATTTAGCATGGAAAAAGCACTTACACAGCAACCCATCAACCTTGTAA